The Larus michahellis chromosome 2, bLarMic1.1, whole genome shotgun sequence genome window below encodes:
- the EDN1 gene encoding endothelin-1 isoform X2 produces the protein MDYSQMIVSLLFVLCPGLLPAAPGAEVGAAPSPPAAAAGHRRARRCSCSSLLDEECVYFCHLDIIWINTPEKTVPYGLGGPSRSRRSLKDMVPEMLTEPGSRCRCANQKDKKCLNFCQTGKDLWAQSTVEKTSHHRNKAGNCIGPKCMNRQLVDSKKMKRLEAIGNSIKASFSIAKLKAELQKGQKLKHNRANKRQSIWESLKAS, from the exons ATGGATTATTCCCAGATGATCGTCTCGCTGCTCTTCGTCCTCTGCCCGGGGCTGCTGCCGGCAG cccccggAGCCGAGGTGGGCGCCGCGCCCTCACCCCCAGCAGCCGCCGCCGGGCACCGTCGCGCCCGgcgctgctcctgctcctcgCTGCTGGACGAGGAGTGCGTCTACTTCTGCCACCTCGACATCATCTGGATCAACACCCCCGA GAAGACTGTTCCCTACGGTCTTGGAGGCCCCTCTCGATCCAGAAGATCGCTGAAGGACATGGTGCCAGAGATGCTCACTGAACCTGGCAGCAGATGCCGATGTGCCAACCAGAAGGACAAGAAATGTCTGAACTTCTGCCAGACAGGAAAAGATCTCTG GGCTCAGTCCACAGTGGAGAAAACCTCGCATCACCGCAACAAAGCTGGCAATTGCATCGGACCCAAATGCATGAACCGACAGCTTGTTGACAGCAAGAAAATGAAGCG GCTGGAAGCCATTGGTAACAGTATCAAAGCTTCCTTCAGTATTGCGAAGCTGAAGGCTGAGCTCCAGAAAGGGCAGAAGCTGAAACATAATAGGGCGAACAAACGGCAAAGCATCTGGGAAAGCCTGAAAGCATCCTAG
- the EDN1 gene encoding endothelin-1 isoform X1 — protein sequence MDYSQMIVSLLFVLCPGLLPAGRCRYPAARRRLGPGGAAGRAPRRRAAPAGRASRRDASGDARGACFPRVLSSARSLPAAPGAEVGAAPSPPAAAAGHRRARRCSCSSLLDEECVYFCHLDIIWINTPEKTVPYGLGGPSRSRRSLKDMVPEMLTEPGSRCRCANQKDKKCLNFCQTGKDLWAQSTVEKTSHHRNKAGNCIGPKCMNRQLVDSKKMKRLEAIGNSIKASFSIAKLKAELQKGQKLKHNRANKRQSIWESLKAS from the exons ATGGATTATTCCCAGATGATCGTCTCGCTGCTCTTCGTCCTCTGCCCGGGGCTGCTGCCGGCAGGTAGGTGCCGGTACCCAGCCGCTCGCCGCCGCCTGGGTCCGGGGGGAGCCGCCGGTCGGGCTCCGCgccgccgggcagccccggcggggagggcgTCCCGGAGGGATGCGTCGGGAGATGCGCGGGGTGCGTGTTTTCCGCGGGTGCTGAGCTCTGCCCGCTcccttcccgcagcccccggAGCCGAGGTGGGCGCCGCGCCCTCACCCCCAGCAGCCGCCGCCGGGCACCGTCGCGCCCGgcgctgctcctgctcctcgCTGCTGGACGAGGAGTGCGTCTACTTCTGCCACCTCGACATCATCTGGATCAACACCCCCGA GAAGACTGTTCCCTACGGTCTTGGAGGCCCCTCTCGATCCAGAAGATCGCTGAAGGACATGGTGCCAGAGATGCTCACTGAACCTGGCAGCAGATGCCGATGTGCCAACCAGAAGGACAAGAAATGTCTGAACTTCTGCCAGACAGGAAAAGATCTCTG GGCTCAGTCCACAGTGGAGAAAACCTCGCATCACCGCAACAAAGCTGGCAATTGCATCGGACCCAAATGCATGAACCGACAGCTTGTTGACAGCAAGAAAATGAAGCG GCTGGAAGCCATTGGTAACAGTATCAAAGCTTCCTTCAGTATTGCGAAGCTGAAGGCTGAGCTCCAGAAAGGGCAGAAGCTGAAACATAATAGGGCGAACAAACGGCAAAGCATCTGGGAAAGCCTGAAAGCATCCTAG